One window from the genome of bacterium encodes:
- a CDS encoding aminotransferase class V-fold PLP-dependent enzyme produces MSIDVDKARRDTPACEKIIHFNNAGASLIPRPVLDSVIRHLRLEAEIGGYEAAEKMESKCEHTYDSIAQLIGAGRDEIAVLESATRAWDMAFYSLPLKKGDRILTSMAEYVSNYVAFLQLAPKTGVMIEVIPNDEAGQISIDALKHAIDERVKLIAITHVPTNGGLINPAADVGTIARSSGIPYLLDACQSAGQIPLQVDEIGCDMLSATGRKYLRAPRGTGFLYVRRNLYETLEPPFVDLHSAKWISRDRYEIRKDARRFENFESNIAAKIGLGVAIDYALSWGIEAIRDRISTLADHLREKLNSIRGVKVADLGKEKCGIVTFLAETKDPFEIRSEMRKQNINVWVSQIGSARLDMEARSLKALVRASVHYYNTDEEIVRFCNVLSSIV; encoded by the coding sequence ATGTCGATTGATGTGGATAAGGCACGCCGGGACACACCCGCATGCGAAAAAATAATTCATTTCAATAACGCCGGCGCATCACTCATTCCCCGGCCTGTACTGGATTCGGTGATTCGCCATCTTCGGCTCGAAGCAGAAATAGGCGGTTACGAAGCTGCCGAGAAAATGGAAAGCAAGTGTGAGCACACTTATGATTCTATTGCTCAGCTGATCGGTGCAGGGCGCGATGAGATTGCAGTTCTGGAGAGCGCAACTCGCGCCTGGGATATGGCGTTTTACTCATTGCCGTTGAAAAAGGGGGATCGCATTCTCACTTCGATGGCGGAGTATGTCAGCAACTATGTTGCATTTTTGCAATTGGCCCCGAAGACGGGTGTGATGATTGAGGTGATTCCTAACGATGAGGCGGGACAGATTTCCATCGATGCGCTCAAACACGCAATCGATGAGCGAGTCAAGTTAATCGCCATTACCCATGTTCCGACCAACGGAGGCCTCATAAATCCGGCTGCAGACGTTGGAACAATCGCAAGGAGTTCTGGGATTCCGTATCTGCTGGACGCCTGTCAGTCAGCCGGTCAAATTCCACTTCAGGTCGATGAGATCGGGTGCGACATGTTATCGGCTACAGGTCGCAAATATCTTCGGGCGCCAAGAGGAACCGGATTCCTTTATGTTCGGCGCAATCTTTATGAAACTCTTGAACCTCCATTTGTAGACTTACATTCAGCGAAGTGGATCTCAAGGGATCGATACGAGATCCGAAAAGATGCGCGCCGCTTCGAGAATTTTGAGTCAAATATAGCTGCCAAAATTGGACTAGGCGTGGCCATCGATTATGCGCTCTCCTGGGGGATCGAAGCGATCCGGGATCGGATAAGCACTCTTGCGGATCACCTTCGCGAAAAGTTGAATTCGATTCGGGGAGTCAAAGTCGCAGATCTTGGCAAAGAAAAGTGTGGAATCGTGACTTTTCTTGCAGAAACAAAAGATCCATTCGAGATCCGATCGGAAATGAGAAAACAGAACATCAACGTGTGGGTCTCGCAGATTGGCTCGGCACGTCTGGACATGGAAGCCCGCTCACTGAAGGCGCTCGTTCGAGCTTCCGTACATTACTACAATACCGATGAGGAAATTGTCAGATTTTGCAACGTTCTTTCCTCGATTGTTTGA
- a CDS encoding Rid family detoxifying hydrolase, with the protein MEVVSTKAAPAPIAPYSQAIKAGGFLFISGSAGTDPNTGAIVEGGLAAQTEQTLRNLSATVTAAGSTLEKVVKVTVYLKNIEDYEEMNRIYQRWWLKHFPARTTVGVAALPRPEILIEIDAIAML; encoded by the coding sequence ATGGAAGTTGTTTCAACGAAAGCAGCACCCGCGCCGATCGCACCTTATTCGCAGGCCATAAAGGCCGGAGGATTTCTTTTTATTTCAGGATCTGCGGGAACGGATCCCAACACAGGCGCAATCGTAGAAGGGGGCCTGGCCGCGCAGACAGAGCAAACGCTTAGAAACCTCAGTGCCACAGTCACAGCAGCAGGATCGACACTGGAAAAAGTCGTAAAGGTTACGGTTTACCTGAAAAATATCGAAGATTATGAAGAGATGAATCGGATTTATCAGAGATGGTGGTTAAAGCATTTTCCCGCACGCACAACGGTCGGCGTTGCGGCTTTGCCCCGGCCGGAGATCCTGATCGAAATCGATGCTATAGCGATGCTGTGA
- a CDS encoding M20/M25/M40 family metallo-hydrolase, whose product MHESSLAEFIKSSRGDFETKLCRLVEIPTISADPGRESDFHAAALLAAGYLEEFGAESAIHQTGGHPVVVGKFSQPDARKTLTIYNHLDVQPAEEPEWKRASFVFAREGDKYFGRGTTDDKGPALTALFAARYAMESKIPLNIQFVWEFEEEIGSPHFEEFLQRNAPSLKSDSVMVVDSIWTTSDKPGICYGIRGNLSGSMLLETAEAGVHSGITGGVARNPLTELCWVAAQCYDPKTAKVLIPGFYDDVHKVSRREKANFVNSGFVLKTFAAAYRLKKIRVQQSKEAMMRLWCRPTFEVHGVVGGYSGAKVKTAIPPRAELKFSCRLVPNQDPERISKLIQRFVKKLNPDVEVVIHAKLQWYVGDITSSYAKAISDAMKFGFSRSPAFVRSGGSDGAIILLQRYLNAPVLMPGLSLPEHGYHAPNEFFDWGQVAGGIRTFVRYFDTISRFE is encoded by the coding sequence ATGCACGAATCCTCATTGGCAGAATTTATCAAGAGCAGCCGTGGAGATTTTGAGACAAAGCTGTGCCGGCTTGTTGAAATTCCAACGATCAGCGCGGACCCGGGGCGTGAGAGTGATTTTCACGCCGCCGCATTGCTGGCTGCCGGTTATTTAGAAGAATTTGGCGCTGAATCCGCGATCCATCAGACTGGCGGACATCCGGTTGTGGTAGGTAAGTTTTCGCAGCCTGACGCCAGAAAAACGTTGACGATCTATAACCATCTGGATGTGCAACCGGCAGAAGAACCGGAATGGAAACGCGCTTCGTTCGTGTTTGCCAGGGAAGGGGACAAATATTTCGGCCGTGGAACAACGGATGACAAAGGTCCTGCGTTAACGGCTCTCTTTGCAGCTCGTTATGCGATGGAATCAAAAATCCCACTGAACATACAGTTTGTCTGGGAATTTGAAGAAGAAATTGGAAGTCCTCATTTCGAAGAATTTTTGCAGAGAAATGCTCCATCTTTGAAGAGTGACTCCGTCATGGTAGTCGATTCGATCTGGACTACCAGCGATAAGCCGGGAATCTGTTATGGGATTCGAGGGAATCTCAGTGGATCCATGCTGCTGGAAACGGCCGAAGCGGGAGTCCATTCGGGAATTACAGGTGGCGTTGCCAGGAACCCTCTTACAGAATTATGTTGGGTCGCGGCCCAATGCTACGATCCAAAAACAGCAAAGGTGTTGATCCCTGGATTCTATGATGACGTCCACAAAGTTAGCAGAAGAGAGAAGGCAAACTTTGTGAATTCCGGGTTTGTTCTGAAAACATTTGCTGCGGCTTACAGGCTAAAAAAGATTCGTGTTCAGCAAAGCAAAGAAGCCATGATGCGCCTATGGTGCCGACCTACATTTGAAGTTCACGGAGTTGTCGGAGGTTATTCAGGCGCAAAAGTGAAGACGGCAATTCCTCCTCGCGCGGAATTGAAGTTTAGCTGTCGCCTGGTGCCGAATCAGGACCCTGAAAGGATATCAAAGCTGATTCAGCGATTTGTTAAAAAGCTAAATCCTGATGTGGAAGTGGTCATTCATGCGAAACTGCAATGGTATGTCGGTGATATCACAAGCTCTTATGCGAAAGCAATCTCGGATGCGATGAAATTTGGATTTTCGCGCTCGCCTGCTTTCGTTCGATCCGGCGGTTCGGATGGAGCAATCATTCTTCTTCAGCGTTACCTAAATGCTCCGGTTCTTATGCCGGGACTCTCCTTGCCTGAACATGGCTACCACGCTCCAAATGAATTCTTCGACTGGGGGCAGGTTGCCGGTGGGATTCGTACGTTTGTCCGTTACTTTGATACGATCTCGCGATTCGAATAA
- a CDS encoding ornithine cyclodeaminase family protein, with product MKNKGSLILTRSEVADLLDLESCIQAVEDAFRWHEEGAALHPGVLSTHASDGAFHVKAAGVQSSRLYYAAKINANFPQNTKKFGLPSIQGIILLCDGQNGYPLAVIDSIEITILRTGAATAVAAKYLAAPEAETALIWGCGNQGRIQLKSIAKIVSLKRVFAYDADSKVLNKFVADLSQELNIEVIPTSDPLSAARFSQICVTCTPSRTPLIGPENISEGAFIAGVGADNPQKHELAPELLTRGKIVVDLLDQCLVMGDLHHAVERGIVRADQVHAELGEIVCGKKKGRESKQEIIIFDSTGTALQDVAVATIVYEKALKRQSGRWIDFQK from the coding sequence ATGAAGAACAAAGGCAGTTTGATTCTGACACGAAGCGAAGTTGCGGATCTATTGGATCTGGAATCCTGCATCCAGGCCGTCGAAGACGCGTTCCGCTGGCATGAAGAAGGGGCGGCACTCCATCCAGGTGTTCTGAGCACACATGCTTCCGATGGAGCATTTCACGTGAAAGCTGCCGGCGTGCAATCGAGCAGGCTCTATTACGCGGCCAAGATCAATGCCAACTTCCCGCAAAATACAAAAAAGTTTGGCTTGCCCAGTATTCAAGGGATCATTCTGTTGTGTGACGGCCAAAATGGCTATCCGCTGGCGGTCATAGATTCCATCGAGATTACAATCTTGCGGACAGGAGCAGCGACTGCAGTGGCAGCGAAATATCTTGCGGCGCCGGAGGCAGAAACTGCGCTGATCTGGGGCTGCGGAAACCAGGGAAGAATTCAGTTGAAATCGATTGCAAAAATCGTTTCGCTGAAACGCGTATTTGCTTATGATGCAGATTCCAAAGTTTTGAACAAATTTGTGGCAGATCTTAGCCAGGAACTGAATATTGAAGTGATTCCAACATCGGATCCTCTGTCTGCTGCACGGTTCAGCCAGATCTGCGTCACCTGTACTCCATCGCGTACTCCTTTGATCGGGCCTGAGAATATTTCGGAAGGCGCTTTCATTGCGGGCGTTGGGGCCGATAATCCACAAAAGCATGAACTTGCCCCGGAACTTCTTACTCGCGGCAAAATTGTGGTGGATCTTTTGGACCAATGTCTTGTAATGGGGGATCTTCATCATGCAGTGGAAAGAGGTATCGTTCGGGCAGATCAAGTGCACGCAGAACTTGGCGAGATTGTTTGCGGTAAAAAGAAAGGTCGCGAATCAAAGCAGGAGATTATCATTTTCGACAGCACAGGGACCGCGCTGCAGGACGTGGCTGTTGCCACCATTGTGTATGAAAAAGCACTGAAAAGACAAAGCGGTAGGTGGATCGATTTTCAAAAGTAA
- the chrA gene encoding chromate efflux transporter, with amino-acid sequence MDRFSKVIGENHFFASALMDAETSKTYSGVSFGDAFRFWLVLGFISFGGPTGQISIMHEELVEKRKWISESRFLHALNYCMLLPGPEAAQLAIYIGWLLHRTIGGIVAGVFFILPSIVILWLLSYIYVIYGNVFWIASLFYGLKGAVMAIVAAAVLRIGKKALKNEVMWVVAGCAFIAIFFLKVAFPWVIFSACFIGLLGGKLYPAKFAVLRTANRNVSDVAQINDQTASPPHAKPSLVRAIKICIVSMFLWWTPVFLTAMFLGREHTIFREGIFFSKAAVITVGGAYAVLPYISQQAVEKYNWLQPGQMMDGLGLAETTPGPLIMVVQFVGFLGGWNHPGELPRLSAATWAALLTTWVTFVPCFLWIFLGAPHVEQLRSNRSLTAMLSVITAAVVGVVLNLAVWFAIHSLIPAPGTIDYFLLFLSVTFFIGIIRFSWNVVPVVIASGALGIAYRILS; translated from the coding sequence GTGGATCGATTTTCAAAAGTAATTGGAGAAAATCATTTCTTTGCGTCTGCTCTAATGGATGCTGAAACCTCAAAAACGTATTCGGGCGTTTCATTTGGAGATGCCTTCCGCTTCTGGCTCGTGCTAGGGTTCATCAGCTTTGGTGGTCCCACCGGACAAATTTCCATCATGCACGAAGAGCTTGTCGAGAAACGGAAATGGATCAGCGAATCCCGCTTCCTTCATGCTCTCAATTACTGCATGCTCCTCCCTGGTCCCGAAGCGGCACAGCTCGCAATCTATATTGGCTGGCTTTTGCATCGGACGATCGGAGGAATTGTTGCGGGAGTGTTTTTCATCTTACCTTCCATTGTCATCCTGTGGCTTCTTTCTTACATCTATGTGATTTATGGAAACGTGTTCTGGATTGCTTCCTTATTTTATGGACTCAAGGGCGCCGTGATGGCAATCGTCGCTGCAGCAGTCCTGCGTATCGGAAAGAAAGCTCTAAAGAATGAAGTGATGTGGGTAGTGGCCGGCTGCGCGTTTATTGCGATTTTCTTTTTGAAAGTTGCTTTTCCCTGGGTCATCTTTTCCGCCTGTTTCATCGGCCTCCTGGGGGGAAAACTGTATCCGGCAAAATTCGCGGTCTTGCGTACTGCAAACAGAAATGTTTCCGATGTTGCGCAAATCAATGATCAGACGGCCTCACCTCCACACGCCAAACCATCGCTTGTGCGAGCGATCAAAATCTGTATTGTATCAATGTTCTTGTGGTGGACACCGGTTTTCCTGACCGCAATGTTCCTGGGGCGCGAACACACAATCTTTCGAGAAGGTATTTTCTTTAGCAAAGCGGCTGTGATTACAGTTGGAGGCGCCTACGCCGTGCTTCCCTACATATCCCAACAGGCTGTCGAGAAGTATAACTGGCTGCAGCCGGGTCAGATGATGGATGGTTTGGGATTGGCGGAAACCACACCCGGACCGTTGATCATGGTTGTTCAATTTGTAGGATTTCTGGGAGGCTGGAATCATCCCGGAGAACTTCCGCGTCTTTCAGCAGCAACGTGGGCCGCGCTTTTAACTACGTGGGTTACATTCGTTCCATGCTTTTTGTGGATTTTTTTAGGCGCTCCGCATGTGGAACAATTGCGGAGCAATCGCTCCCTGACGGCAATGTTATCCGTGATCACAGCCGCTGTCGTTGGAGTTGTTCTAAACCTTGCCGTTTGGTTCGCAATTCATTCTTTAATTCCTGCTCCCGGAACCATTGATTATTTTCTATTGTTTCTTTCTGTCACTTTCTTTATCGGGATCATCCGCTTTTCCTGGAATGTCGTCCCTGTGGTTATCGCTTCAGGAGCGCTTGGGATCGCTTACAGAATCTTATCTTGA
- a CDS encoding alcohol dehydrogenase catalytic domain-containing protein, with protein sequence MRVIKVGEKFGIDSLKVVERPEPVAEPGQIVLNVRAVSLNYRDLLVVNGVNRWRPPSGRVPVSDAAGVVETTGTGVTRVKKGDRVAPIFYPRWLEGEVSPEKLVSPLGGAVADGFSHNTSQ encoded by the coding sequence ATGCGCGTCATTAAAGTTGGTGAAAAATTTGGTATTGATTCTTTAAAGGTTGTCGAACGTCCGGAGCCTGTGGCCGAACCCGGCCAGATTGTCTTGAACGTCCGGGCGGTTTCACTCAATTATCGAGACTTACTCGTAGTAAACGGTGTTAACCGTTGGAGACCTCCTTCCGGCCGCGTTCCTGTCTCCGATGCAGCCGGCGTTGTCGAAACGACAGGTACCGGAGTAACCAGAGTCAAGAAGGGAGATCGCGTTGCGCCCATCTTTTATCCCAGGTGGCTGGAGGGCGAAGTCTCTCCGGAAAAACTTGTCTCTCCGCTCGGAGGCGCAGTAGCCGATGGGTTCTCGCACAATACATCGCAGTAG
- a CDS encoding ABC transporter permease — MLKQPGFSLEAVLALTLGIGGNTAIFSLVNGILLRQLPFKQPEQLVWMTSRRVDPGKRPFNLPDFIDFRDQNRSLDDIGAFANWSANLTGRGDPERLQGLRISANAFQLLGVEALIGRTLLAAEDTPGQENVVVVGHGLWQRRFGADPLLDGQTLTLNGASYTVVGVLPPQFFFPIREAELAVPLAPDADPSRNIRTSTNFLLAVARRKQGITLQQAEADLTSIAERVRQQYSVANRQKLGVTLTPLHEEVVGNFRVALWVLFGAIGVVLLITCVNLANLALVRASTRRREMAIRMGLGANRWRLIQQLATESLLIALLGAVGGLLLAYYGSPLLLVLSPENLPRIAEVSVDFRVILFTLALSLLTAMIFGVAPAWQTTRVSLNDELKERVRGSVSGPRQSRARGFLVIFQIALSLVLLAGAGLLVKSFLRLQEVSPGFDADNVLALRLSLPKTTYSNRAAVTGFYEKLRPRLESLPGVESVGLVSTLPLSGVLARVPVTIEGRATPPDEAMMADFRIASAGYFEAMRIPLITGREFKEHDTAQTKPVALISQNFARRYWPNSSPIGAYLLIDDNDTGPRPVEIVGVMGDVKHASLDSDPSLHIYLPIHQFHEDDVVWMTRNQYWLIRTAVEPMTLSSAVRREIQAVDRDVPSSNMRTMQQYMSASIAPRCFNAWLLTIFAVAALVLAATGLYGAISYGVAQRTHEIGIRMALGARRSDVLKLVIGQGMKLTFIGVPLGFVASLAVTRLIKNLLFGVSVTDPQTFIVIVLLLVFVALFACFVPARRASRVDPTVAIRYE, encoded by the coding sequence ATGCTCAAGCAACCGGGCTTTTCACTGGAGGCAGTGCTTGCACTTACACTCGGCATCGGTGGTAATACAGCGATCTTCAGTCTAGTCAATGGCATCCTGTTGCGCCAACTTCCCTTCAAGCAGCCGGAACAATTGGTGTGGATGACTTCGCGCCGCGTGGACCCGGGCAAGCGCCCGTTTAATCTTCCTGATTTCATCGACTTTCGAGACCAGAATCGAAGCCTGGACGACATCGGAGCGTTTGCGAATTGGAGTGCGAATCTAACCGGCCGCGGTGACCCTGAGCGATTGCAAGGCCTCCGAATTTCAGCAAACGCCTTTCAGTTACTTGGCGTGGAAGCGTTGATCGGGCGTACTTTGCTGGCTGCAGAGGACACACCCGGTCAGGAAAATGTAGTAGTCGTAGGTCACGGTTTGTGGCAGCGGCGATTTGGCGCTGATCCGCTGCTCGATGGACAAACGCTCACACTGAATGGCGCGAGCTACACGGTGGTGGGCGTCCTGCCGCCACAGTTTTTCTTTCCGATCAGAGAAGCGGAACTCGCGGTTCCGCTGGCTCCTGATGCCGATCCATCGCGCAACATACGCACATCGACAAATTTCTTGCTCGCCGTTGCGCGGAGGAAGCAGGGCATCACACTCCAACAAGCTGAAGCGGATTTAACTTCCATAGCCGAGCGGGTTCGGCAGCAATACTCGGTCGCCAATCGACAAAAGCTTGGCGTCACGCTTACTCCGTTGCATGAAGAAGTCGTGGGAAACTTCCGCGTCGCGTTGTGGGTCTTGTTTGGAGCAATCGGTGTGGTGCTTCTGATCACTTGTGTGAATCTGGCGAATCTGGCGCTGGTGCGGGCATCAACGCGGCGCCGCGAGATGGCCATTCGGATGGGCCTCGGCGCCAATCGCTGGCGTTTAATTCAGCAACTTGCAACAGAGAGCTTGTTGATTGCTCTGCTAGGCGCCGTAGGTGGATTGCTGCTTGCATACTATGGCAGTCCATTGTTGCTTGTGCTCAGCCCGGAAAACCTGCCGCGCATTGCGGAAGTCTCTGTGGACTTTCGCGTGATTCTGTTCACGCTCGCGCTTTCGCTGTTGACTGCGATGATCTTCGGTGTGGCCCCAGCATGGCAAACGACACGCGTAAGTCTGAATGACGAACTCAAAGAGAGGGTTCGTGGATCTGTCAGCGGACCGCGACAAAGTCGTGCGCGAGGCTTCCTGGTCATCTTTCAAATCGCCCTCTCACTTGTTCTGCTGGCCGGCGCCGGTTTGCTTGTTAAAAGTTTTCTGCGGCTGCAAGAAGTCAGTCCCGGATTCGATGCAGATAACGTTCTGGCGCTAAGGCTTTCATTACCAAAAACAACTTACTCCAACCGCGCTGCAGTCACCGGATTTTATGAAAAGCTCCGGCCACGCCTTGAAAGTTTGCCAGGAGTCGAAAGTGTTGGCCTCGTCTCCACGCTTCCGCTGAGCGGCGTTTTGGCCCGCGTACCAGTTACCATAGAGGGGCGCGCAACCCCTCCTGATGAAGCGATGATGGCAGACTTTCGTATTGCCAGCGCAGGTTACTTCGAGGCGATGAGGATTCCGTTGATCACTGGCCGTGAATTCAAAGAGCACGATACGGCGCAGACCAAACCGGTAGCTCTCATCAGTCAGAATTTTGCCAGGCGGTACTGGCCAAACAGTAGCCCAATCGGGGCGTATCTTCTCATCGATGACAATGACACAGGTCCCCGTCCTGTTGAAATAGTAGGCGTGATGGGAGACGTGAAACATGCGAGCCTGGACAGCGACCCATCGCTTCACATTTACCTTCCGATCCATCAGTTTCACGAAGATGACGTGGTGTGGATGACGAGAAATCAATACTGGCTGATTCGCACGGCAGTTGAGCCTATGACGTTGTCATCTGCGGTGCGCCGCGAAATACAGGCGGTCGATCGCGATGTGCCCAGTTCGAACATGCGGACCATGCAGCAGTACATGTCCGCTTCAATCGCTCCGCGATGCTTCAATGCGTGGCTGCTAACCATTTTTGCAGTCGCGGCATTGGTGCTTGCGGCCACAGGACTCTACGGTGCGATCTCGTACGGAGTAGCACAACGCACTCATGAAATCGGCATTCGGATGGCGCTCGGAGCAAGGCGGAGTGACGTATTGAAACTCGTGATCGGTCAAGGTATGAAGCTAACATTCATTGGCGTACCGCTTGGTTTCGTGGCGTCGCTTGCGGTGACGCGGCTAATCAAGAACCTGCTCTTCGGTGTCAGTGTAACCGACCCGCAGACATTCATTGTGATCGTATTGCTGCTGGTTTTTGTAGCTCTGTTTGCATGTTTTGTTCCGGCTCGCCGTGCATCGCGAGTTGATCCAACCGTGGCAATTAGATACGAGTGA
- a CDS encoding AraC family transcriptional regulator has protein sequence MTKNYQATGSNGKRIIVVVVPPVDEMDLVGLLKVLGAANRLSGKAVYEVEVVTNKKELVVQGEEGLLSFAAHGYIQDVKGKFDSVLLVCGLKTRTEYDPVLFAWMKKTAPIVRRFGSVCVASFLLAEAGLLDGKRATTHWKFGQEMANRYPRVKVESEPIWVKDGNIYTSAGISAGIDLALAWVEEDCGVSVAQEIARELVLFLRRSGKQKQVSVSLAAQASEMKAIQELQVWIRENVHRKLTVQILADRVAMSVRNFERMSSANSCGSSTAPARTNGQRSQTDCLYLRIRKCRCDATRFCTFFRNHSTQIPSCANGSLVSSRRKILWKISGKTYGTQFEQCSSNRAFHWRQCLHLHSASVVIQRSSV, from the coding sequence ATGACGAAGAACTATCAGGCTACAGGATCGAATGGAAAGCGGATCATTGTAGTAGTCGTCCCGCCTGTTGATGAGATGGATCTCGTGGGCCTCCTCAAAGTTCTTGGTGCTGCAAATCGTCTGTCCGGCAAGGCAGTTTATGAAGTGGAAGTTGTCACCAACAAGAAAGAACTGGTTGTTCAGGGAGAGGAAGGTCTGCTTTCCTTTGCTGCACACGGTTACATTCAGGATGTGAAGGGGAAATTCGATTCGGTGCTGCTTGTGTGCGGACTTAAAACGCGCACCGAATACGATCCGGTTCTGTTCGCATGGATGAAAAAAACAGCTCCCATTGTTCGCAGATTCGGCTCCGTTTGCGTTGCCTCGTTTTTGCTGGCAGAAGCCGGTTTGCTGGATGGCAAAAGAGCGACTACACATTGGAAATTCGGACAGGAGATGGCAAATCGCTATCCGAGGGTGAAAGTCGAATCGGAGCCGATCTGGGTGAAGGATGGAAACATTTATACCTCCGCAGGCATTTCGGCGGGAATCGATCTGGCCCTTGCCTGGGTGGAAGAAGATTGCGGCGTCTCCGTTGCGCAGGAAATAGCGCGCGAACTGGTTTTGTTTCTCCGCAGATCCGGCAAACAGAAACAGGTAAGCGTATCGTTGGCCGCTCAGGCATCGGAAATGAAAGCGATACAGGAGCTTCAAGTTTGGATTCGGGAAAACGTTCACAGGAAACTCACTGTTCAGATCCTTGCAGACCGCGTAGCCATGAGCGTTCGAAACTTCGAACGGATGTCTTCTGCGAATTCGTGTGGAAGCAGCACGGCTCCAGCTCGAACGAACGGACAGAGGTCTCAAACAGATTGCCTCTATCTGCGGATTCGCAAATGCCGCTGTGATGCGACGCGCTTTTGTACGTTCTTTAGGAACCACTCCACACAGATACCGTCATGCGCTAACGGATCCTTAGTTTCTTCAAGGAGGAAAATATTGTGGAAGATCTCTGGCAAGACTTACGGTACGCAATTCGAACAATGCTCAAGCAACCGGGCTTTTCACTGGAGGCAGTGCTTGCACTTACACTCGGCATCGGTGGTAATACAGCGATCTTCAGTCTAG
- a CDS encoding EamA family transporter, which produces MLSQRRLFLVLAVSATVLFWGSSFVAIRAALKDYGAEQLVCLRFLVSSFILFGIAIVRRVPLPRISDVLAIFLCGVLGITFYQLALSFGQKTVNAGAACLIINTAPIYTILLARVFLKEQFSPRIWIGTTISLAGTTLIALGESGGIVINRGAILIALAALCYAASVILQKPLMKRYEPAAFSSYLIWSGSVLLLPFIPGAVSRANEASITTSGAIVYLSVFPTVIGFYSWSFVLSHLPASKTVSFLYMMPVVAVLLEWIIFRELPRSLTAVGGLFSLVGVVLVNTSKFAKNKNT; this is translated from the coding sequence ATGCTTTCACAGAGACGACTGTTTCTGGTCCTCGCCGTATCAGCAACAGTCCTTTTTTGGGGCTCATCCTTTGTGGCGATCAGGGCGGCTCTAAAGGATTATGGAGCGGAGCAGCTTGTGTGTCTTCGATTTTTGGTCAGCTCATTCATACTGTTCGGTATAGCAATCGTGAGGCGGGTTCCACTTCCCAGAATATCGGATGTACTGGCAATCTTTCTTTGCGGTGTGCTCGGAATAACCTTCTACCAGCTTGCATTAAGCTTCGGGCAGAAGACTGTAAATGCCGGAGCAGCCTGCTTGATAATCAACACGGCGCCTATTTACACGATCTTGTTGGCGCGCGTTTTCTTGAAAGAACAATTCTCACCAAGGATCTGGATCGGAACAACGATCAGTTTAGCCGGAACTACTTTGATTGCTCTTGGCGAGAGTGGAGGGATTGTAATCAACCGGGGCGCCATTCTGATTGCCCTTGCCGCTTTATGTTATGCGGCGTCTGTCATCTTGCAAAAACCGTTGATGAAACGATACGAACCAGCCGCCTTCTCAAGTTACTTGATCTGGTCAGGTTCCGTCTTGCTACTTCCCTTTATTCCCGGCGCTGTTTCCAGAGCCAACGAGGCAAGCATCACCACAAGCGGCGCTATCGTTTATTTGAGTGTGTTTCCTACTGTGATCGGCTTCTATTCTTGGTCCTTTGTACTATCGCATCTGCCCGCGAGCAAGACAGTTTCATTTCTTTACATGATGCCTGTTGTTGCTGTGCTTTTGGAGTGGATCATCTTTCGTGAATTGCCGCGATCTTTGACTGCTGTTGGTGGACTTTTCTCGCTGGTGGGCGTGGTTCTTGTAAACACTTCTAAATTTGCTAAAAACAAAAACACCTGA
- a CDS encoding amino acid racemase encodes MKTVGIIGGIGPESTVDYYKSIIAVYREQKRDGSYPSIIINSIDVNRMLQMAAANELPKLVEYLANEIERLERAGADFGIMAANTPHIVFDEICKKVALPLISIVEAACDFASSVGLQKLGLFGTRFTMEGEFYATIFRKRQMALVVPDKNERDFIHDKYMNELLKGMFFPETRSQLLKIAGRMLEREQIQGLILAGTELPLILDNQAGAQVPLLDTTRIHVNAVVQKLLY; translated from the coding sequence ATGAAGACTGTAGGAATTATTGGCGGTATCGGGCCGGAATCGACTGTCGATTACTACAAGTCTATCATTGCAGTGTATCGCGAGCAAAAGCGTGACGGCAGCTACCCTTCCATCATCATAAACAGCATAGACGTGAACAGAATGCTCCAAATGGCTGCCGCAAACGAACTGCCAAAACTTGTCGAGTATCTTGCTAATGAAATCGAACGACTCGAAAGGGCAGGAGCCGATTTCGGAATTATGGCCGCAAACACGCCGCACATTGTTTTTGATGAGATCTGCAAAAAGGTGGCTCTCCCCTTGATAAGTATCGTAGAGGCCGCCTGTGACTTTGCCTCATCTGTGGGTTTGCAAAAGCTTGGGCTGTTTGGCACTCGTTTCACAATGGAGGGAGAGTTTTACGCAACCATATTTCGAAAGAGACAAATGGCGCTGGTGGTTCCCGATAAAAATGAACGTGACTTTATTCATGACAAATACATGAATGAGTTACTCAAAGGGATGTTTTTTCCAGAAACTCGTAGTCAGCTTCTGAAGATTGCCGGCAGGATGTTGGAACGGGAACAGATTCAGGGTCTGATTCTGGCGGGAACCGAATTACCGCTGATTTTGGATAATCAGGCGGGCGCTCAAGTCCCTTTGCTCGATACAACCCGGATTCATGTAAACGCTGTTGTCCAAAAACTACTCTATTAG